Proteins co-encoded in one Athene noctua chromosome 34, bAthNoc1.hap1.1, whole genome shotgun sequence genomic window:
- the LOC141972558 gene encoding uncharacterized protein LOC141972558 gives MYAQTNQATTQPQSSSREKEEFKCDDCGKVFARRRQLTRHRHIHTGEKPYKCQDCSKSFRLRWFLMCHQRTHTKEKPYLCSTCGKSFSWRSNLNTHRRIHTGERPYECGCCGKVFTCRSSLNRHQRSQTRDKFFKCQDCGKSYRQSGHLHRHQITHIEAKPFPCTTCGKRFSYRSNLIVHHRIHTGERPYACSLCGKKFQRRSQVRKHQNALHNGESSAGP, from the exons ATGTATGCTCAAACCAATCAAGCCACAACCCAGCCACAGAGTAGctccagagagaaggaggaatTCAAGTGTGATGACTGTGGGAAGGTCTTCGCCAGGAGGAGACAACTGACTCGACACCGACAcatccacacaggagagaagccctacaagtgccaggattgCAGCAAGAGCTTCCGGCTGAGGTGGTTCCTCATgtgtcaccagaggacacacaccaaggagaagccgtATCTTTGCAGCACCTGTGGGAAAAGCTTCTCATGGCGCTCGAATCTCAACACCCACCGACGCATTCACACGGGAGAGAGACCATACG AATGTGGGTGTTGTGGGAAGGTCTTCACCTGCAGGAGCAGCCTAAATCGCCACCAACGGTCCCAGACGCGAGATAAGTTCTtcaagtgccaggattgtgggaagagctaCAGGCAAAGTGGGCACCTCCACCGTCACCAGATTACACACATCGAAGCGAAACCCTTtccctgcaccacgtgtgggaaacgcttctcctaTAGATCCAACCTCATTGTCCACCACCGcatccacacaggagagagaccctACGCCTGCTCCCTCTGCGGGAAGAAATTCCAGCGGCGTTCTCAAGTCCGAAAGCATCAAAATGCCCTTCACAATGGTGAGTCCTCAGCGGGGCCTTAA